A genomic window from Pseudomonas argentinensis includes:
- a CDS encoding NAD(P)(+) transhydrogenase (Re/Si-specific) subunit beta, with amino-acid sequence MSMNLITLLYLVASVCFIQALKGLSHPTTSRRGNAFGMIGMTVAVLTTLGLIYKLGSGLAVQGIGYVIVGLLVGGTAGSIMAKRVEMTKMPELVAFMHSMIGLAAVFIAIAAVVEPQSLGIVASIADPIPAGNRLELFLGAAIGAITFSGSVIAFGKLSGKYKFRLFQGAPVQFAGQHLINLLIGLAIAGLGLYFTFTGDLTAFAVLVALAFVIGVLIIIPIGGADMPVVVSMLNSYSGWAAAGIGFSLNNSMLIIAGSLVGSSGAILSYIMCKAMNRSFFNVILGGFGGATDAGPAAGSGEQRPVKSGSADDAAFLLGNADSVIIVPGYGLAVARAQHALKELTEKLAHKGVTVKYAIHPVAGRMPGHMNVLLAEAEVPYDQVFEMEDINAEFGQADVVLVLGANDVVNPAAKNDPKSPIAGMPILEAFKARTIIVNKRSMASGYAGLDNELFYLDKTMMVFGDAKKVIEDMLKAVE; translated from the coding sequence ATGAGCATGAACCTGATCACCCTTCTCTACCTGGTCGCCTCGGTGTGTTTCATCCAGGCGCTCAAGGGTCTGTCCCACCCGACCACCTCGCGGCGCGGCAACGCCTTCGGCATGATCGGCATGACCGTCGCCGTGCTCACCACCTTGGGCCTTATCTACAAGCTGGGCAGCGGGCTGGCGGTGCAGGGCATCGGCTACGTGATCGTCGGCCTGCTGGTCGGCGGCACCGCCGGCTCGATCATGGCCAAGCGCGTCGAAATGACCAAGATGCCCGAGCTGGTCGCTTTCATGCACAGCATGATCGGCCTGGCCGCGGTATTCATCGCCATTGCCGCGGTGGTCGAGCCGCAATCACTGGGCATCGTCGCCAGCATCGCCGACCCGATTCCCGCCGGTAACCGCCTGGAGCTGTTCCTCGGCGCGGCCATCGGCGCCATCACCTTCTCCGGCTCGGTGATCGCCTTTGGCAAGCTGTCTGGAAAGTACAAGTTCCGCCTGTTCCAGGGCGCGCCGGTACAGTTCGCCGGCCAGCACCTGATCAACCTGCTGATCGGCCTGGCCATCGCCGGCCTGGGCCTGTACTTCACCTTCACCGGCGACCTGACCGCCTTCGCCGTGCTGGTGGCCCTGGCCTTCGTGATCGGCGTGCTGATCATCATCCCCATCGGCGGCGCCGATATGCCGGTGGTGGTGTCGATGCTCAACAGCTACTCGGGCTGGGCGGCGGCCGGCATCGGTTTCTCGCTGAACAACTCGATGCTGATCATTGCCGGCTCCCTGGTCGGTTCCAGCGGCGCGATCCTCTCCTACATCATGTGCAAGGCGATGAACCGCTCGTTCTTCAACGTCATCCTCGGCGGCTTCGGCGGCGCGACCGATGCCGGCCCGGCGGCAGGCAGCGGCGAGCAGCGCCCGGTGAAATCCGGTTCCGCCGACGACGCCGCCTTCCTGCTCGGCAATGCCGACAGCGTGATCATCGTGCCCGGCTACGGACTGGCCGTGGCCCGCGCCCAGCACGCCCTGAAGGAGCTGACCGAGAAGCTGGCCCACAAGGGCGTGACCGTGAAATACGCGATCCACCCGGTGGCAGGCCGCATGCCCGGCCATATGAACGTGCTGTTGGCCGAGGCTGAGGTCCCCTACGACCAGGTGTTCGAGATGGAGGACATCAACGCCGAATTCGGCCAGGCCGATGTGGTGCTGGTACTTGGCGCCAACGACGTGGTCAACCCGGCGGCGAAGAACGACCCCAAGTCGCCGATCGCCGGCATGCCGATCCTAGAAGCCTTCAAGGCCAGGACCATCATCGTCAACAAGCGCTCGATGGCCAGCGGTTACGCTGGTCTGGACAACGAACTGTTCTACCTGGACAAGACCATGATGGTGTTCGGCGACGCCAAGAAGGTCATCGAGGATATGCTCAAGGCTGTCGAATGA
- a CDS encoding NAD(P) transhydrogenase subunit alpha, which produces MDLISDGIYNLIIFVLAIYVGYHVVWNVTPALHTPLMAVTNAISAIVIVGAMLAAALTVTPLGKAMGTLAVALAAVNVFGGFLVTRRMLEMFKKKAAKAAVEK; this is translated from the coding sequence ATGGATCTGATTTCCGACGGCATCTACAACCTGATCATCTTCGTGCTGGCCATCTACGTCGGCTACCACGTGGTCTGGAACGTCACCCCCGCCCTGCACACGCCGCTGATGGCGGTGACCAACGCCATCTCCGCTATCGTCATCGTCGGCGCCATGCTCGCTGCCGCGCTGACCGTCACCCCGCTGGGCAAGGCCATGGGCACCCTGGCCGTGGCCCTGGCGGCGGTCAACGTGTTCGGTGGCTTCCTGGTCACCCGGCGCATGCTGGAAATGTTCAAGAAGAAGGCCGCCAAAGCGGCGGTGGAGAAGTAA
- a CDS encoding Re/Si-specific NAD(P)(+) transhydrogenase subunit alpha — protein MHIGVPLETQAGETRVAATPETIKKLIGQGHQVTVQSGAGIAASITDAAYAAAGASIGDPGAAFGAELILKVVAPSDAELTLMKSGAVLVGMLNPFSNETIARLNAAGLTAFALEAAPRTSRAQSLDVLSSQANIAGYKAVMLAANHYPRFMPMLMTAAGTVKAARVLILGAGVAGLQAIATAKRLGAVIEASDVRPAVKEQIESLGAKFVDVPFETDEERECAEGVGGYARPMPASWMERQARAVHERAKQADMVITTALIPGRKAPTLLHEATVVEMKPGSVVVDLAAIQGGNCPLTELDKVVVKHGVTLVGHGNLPALVAADASALYARNLLDFLKLVIKDGAFHLDLQDDIVAACLMCEGGEIRRVNP, from the coding sequence GTGCACATTGGTGTTCCACTCGAAACCCAGGCAGGCGAAACGCGGGTGGCCGCGACGCCGGAAACCATCAAGAAGCTGATCGGCCAGGGCCATCAGGTCACCGTCCAGAGCGGTGCCGGCATTGCCGCCAGCATTACCGACGCGGCCTATGCCGCCGCTGGCGCCAGCATCGGCGATCCCGGCGCGGCGTTCGGCGCCGAGCTGATTCTCAAGGTGGTCGCCCCCAGCGATGCCGAGCTGACGCTGATGAAGAGCGGCGCCGTGCTGGTCGGCATGCTCAACCCGTTCAGCAACGAAACCATCGCCCGCCTCAACGCAGCCGGCCTCACCGCCTTCGCCCTGGAAGCGGCACCGCGCACCTCCCGCGCCCAGAGCCTGGACGTGCTGAGTTCCCAGGCCAATATCGCCGGCTACAAGGCAGTGATGCTGGCGGCCAACCACTACCCACGCTTCATGCCCATGCTGATGACCGCCGCTGGCACGGTGAAAGCTGCCCGCGTGCTGATCCTCGGCGCTGGCGTTGCCGGCCTGCAGGCCATCGCCACGGCCAAACGCCTGGGGGCGGTGATCGAGGCCTCCGACGTGCGCCCGGCCGTCAAGGAGCAGATCGAATCCCTCGGCGCCAAATTCGTCGACGTCCCCTTCGAGACCGACGAGGAGCGCGAGTGCGCCGAAGGCGTCGGCGGTTATGCCCGGCCGATGCCGGCGTCGTGGATGGAACGCCAGGCCAGGGCCGTGCATGAACGTGCCAAGCAGGCCGACATGGTCATCACCACCGCGCTGATTCCGGGCCGCAAGGCGCCCACGCTGCTGCACGAAGCCACGGTCGTCGAGATGAAGCCCGGCTCGGTGGTCGTCGACCTGGCCGCCATCCAGGGCGGCAATTGCCCGCTCACCGAACTGGACAAGGTGGTGGTCAAGCACGGCGTGACCCTGGTCGGCCACGGCAACCTGCCGGCCCTGGTCGCTGCCGATGCCTCGGCCCTGTACGCGCGCAACCTGCTCGACTTTCTCAAGCTGGTGATCAAGGACGGCGCCTTCCACCTCGACCTGCAAGACGACATCGTCGCCGCCTGCCTGATGTGCGAAGGCGGCGAGATCAGACGGGTCAACCCATGA
- a CDS encoding putative RNA methyltransferase, with translation MLACPICQAPLAAVDNGVACPANHRFDRARQGYLNLLPVQHKNSRDPGDNAAMVEARRRFLDGGHYAPLAARLAELAASYKPQRWLDIGCGEGYYTAQIAEALADADGYALDISREAVKRACKRAPQLNWLVASMARVPLADASCGLLASVFSPLDWQEAKRLLAHGGGLLRMGPTREHLMELREKLYDEVRDYDDSKHLELIPPGMHLAHSETLSFPLLLDTPEARADLLAMTPHGWRASAERRAAVIAESFEVTVAIRYDWIERDAP, from the coding sequence ATGCTCGCCTGCCCGATCTGCCAGGCGCCGCTGGCCGCCGTCGACAATGGCGTGGCCTGCCCGGCCAACCACCGCTTCGACCGCGCGCGCCAGGGCTACCTGAATCTGCTGCCGGTGCAGCACAAGAACAGCCGCGACCCGGGTGACAACGCTGCCATGGTCGAAGCACGTCGCCGCTTTCTCGATGGCGGCCACTACGCGCCGCTGGCCGCCCGACTGGCCGAACTGGCGGCGAGCTACAAGCCGCAGCGCTGGCTGGATATCGGTTGCGGCGAGGGCTACTACACCGCGCAGATCGCCGAGGCGCTGGCGGATGCCGACGGCTATGCCCTGGATATCTCCCGCGAGGCGGTCAAGCGCGCCTGCAAACGTGCGCCCCAGCTCAACTGGTTGGTCGCCAGCATGGCCCGCGTGCCCCTGGCCGATGCCAGCTGCGGGTTGCTGGCCAGCGTGTTCAGCCCGCTGGACTGGCAGGAAGCCAAGCGCCTGCTCGCGCACGGCGGCGGCCTGCTGCGCATGGGCCCGACCCGCGAACACCTGATGGAGCTGCGCGAGAAGCTCTACGACGAAGTTCGCGACTACGACGACAGCAAACACCTCGAGCTGATCCCGCCGGGCATGCACCTGGCGCACAGTGAAACCCTGAGTTTCCCGCTGCTGCTCGACACCCCGGAAGCACGCGCCGACCTGCTGGCGATGACGCCCCACGGCTGGCGCGCCAGTGCCGAACGCCGCGCCGCGGTCATTGCCGAAAGCTTCGAAGTCACCGTCGCCATCCGCTACGATTGGATCGAGCGTGACGCCCCCTAA
- the dapE gene encoding succinyl-diaminopimelate desuccinylase, giving the protein MTALSPTLELACDLIRRPSVTPLDEGCQELMMRRLAALGFAVEAMRIEDVDNFWASHGRDEGPVLCFAGHTDVVPTGPLQAWQHGPFDALIDEQGMLCGRGAADMKGSLASMIIAVERFVAEYPNHKGRIAFLITSDEEGPAHHGTKAVVERLAARNERLDWCIVGEPSSTTLVGDVVKNGRRGSLGATLTVRGIQGHVAYPHLAKNPIHLAAPALAELAAEHWDDGNAFFPPTSFQVSNLNAGTGATNVIPGELTAVFNFRFSTESTVEGLQQRVNAIFDKHGLDYHIDWALSGLPFLTEPGALLDAVSTSIRQVTGRETTPSTSGGTSDGRFIATLGTQVVELGPVNATIHQVNERVLASDLEVLTEIYYQTLVKLLA; this is encoded by the coding sequence ATGACGGCCCTGTCCCCGACCCTCGAACTCGCCTGCGACCTGATCCGCCGCCCCTCGGTCACCCCGCTGGACGAGGGCTGCCAGGAACTGATGATGCGCCGCCTGGCGGCGCTGGGCTTCGCCGTCGAGGCGATGCGCATCGAGGACGTGGACAACTTCTGGGCCAGCCACGGCCGTGACGAAGGCCCGGTACTGTGCTTCGCCGGCCACACCGACGTGGTGCCCACCGGCCCGCTGCAGGCCTGGCAGCATGGCCCGTTCGACGCCCTGATCGACGAGCAGGGCATGCTCTGTGGCCGCGGCGCGGCGGACATGAAGGGCAGCCTGGCGTCGATGATCATCGCCGTCGAGCGCTTCGTCGCCGAATACCCGAACCACAAGGGGCGCATCGCCTTCCTGATCACCAGCGACGAGGAAGGCCCGGCCCACCACGGCACCAAGGCGGTGGTCGAGCGCCTGGCCGCGCGCAACGAGCGCCTGGACTGGTGCATCGTCGGCGAACCGTCGAGCACCACCCTGGTTGGTGACGTGGTGAAGAACGGCCGCCGCGGCTCCCTGGGCGCGACCCTGACAGTGCGCGGCATCCAGGGCCACGTGGCCTACCCGCACCTGGCGAAGAACCCGATCCACCTGGCGGCGCCGGCGCTGGCCGAACTGGCGGCCGAACACTGGGACGACGGCAACGCCTTCTTCCCGCCGACCAGTTTCCAGGTCTCCAACCTGAATGCCGGCACCGGCGCCACCAACGTGATTCCCGGCGAGCTGACGGCGGTGTTCAACTTCCGCTTCTCCACCGAGTCGACCGTCGAGGGCCTGCAGCAGCGGGTCAACGCCATCTTCGACAAGCACGGTCTGGACTATCACATCGACTGGGCGCTGTCGGGCCTGCCGTTCCTCACCGAACCGGGCGCGCTGCTCGATGCGGTGAGCACCAGCATCCGCCAGGTGACCGGTCGCGAAACCACGCCGAGCACCAGCGGCGGCACCTCCGACGGGCGCTTTATCGCCACCCTGGGTACCCAGGTGGTCGAGCTCGGCCCGGTCAACGCGACCATTCACCAGGTCAACGAGCGGGTGCTGGCCAGCGATCTCGAGGTGCTTACCGAGATCTACTACCAGACCCTGGTCAAGCTGCTCGCCTGA
- a CDS encoding glycosyltransferase yields MLSRKFGLNLIVFLAIAALFTGIWALYNRPVTAPDWPEQISGYSFSPFRQGQSPQTGVYPSDQEMREDLELLSKQTDSIRTYSVDGDLDKIPALAEEFGLRVTLGVWISPDEERNEREITKAIEIANNSRSVVRVVVGNEALFRREVTVKQLTAYMDRVRSAVKVPVTTSEQWHIWDEYPELADHADLIAAHVLPYWEFIPMKDSTQFTLDRARDLKKLFPKKPLLLSEVGWPSNGRVRGGAEASQADQAIYLRTLVTTLNAQGYNYFVIEAFDQPWKAGEEGSVGAYWGVYNLDRQPKFNFEGPVVAIPKWRMLAVASVVMALLSLALMLIDGSALRQRGRTFLTFVAFAGGSALVWIGYDYSQQYSTWFSTLVGVLLGIGAIGVFIVLLTEAHELAETVWTQRRRPFTPVVGDSHYRPKVSIHVPCYNEPPEMVKQTLDALANLDYPDFEVLIIDNNTKDPAVWEPVRDYCEQLGPRFRFFHVAPLHGFKGGALNYILPHTAPDVEVVAVIDSDYCVDRNWLKHMVPHFADPAIAVVQSPQDYRDGEESTFKKLCYAEYKGFFHIGMVTRNDRNAIIQHGTMTMIRRTVMDELKWADWTICEDAELGLRVFEKGYSAAYAHDSFGKGLMPDTFIDYKKQRFRWAYGAIQIMKGHARQLLAGKDSELKRGQRYHFIAGWLPWVADGLNIFFTAGALLWSAAMIIVPQRVDPPLLIFAIPPLALFLFKVGKIIFLYQRAVGVNLKDAFCAAVAGLALSHTIAKAVLYGMFTKTIPFFRTPKMRSSHGLMVALAEAREEVFIMLLLWGAALGIAIVQGLPSYDVKFWVIMLLVQSLPYLAALIMAMLSSQPKPLEIPVVQGDSENEAEKA; encoded by the coding sequence ATGCTTTCGCGCAAGTTCGGTCTCAATCTAATTGTTTTCCTGGCTATTGCCGCCCTGTTCACCGGTATCTGGGCGCTCTACAACCGTCCGGTCACCGCCCCGGACTGGCCGGAACAGATTTCCGGCTATTCCTTCTCGCCGTTCCGGCAGGGGCAGAGCCCGCAAACCGGCGTCTACCCGAGCGATCAGGAGATGCGCGAGGATCTCGAGCTGCTGTCCAAGCAGACCGACAGCATCCGCACCTATTCGGTGGACGGCGACCTCGACAAGATTCCCGCCCTCGCCGAGGAGTTCGGCCTGCGCGTGACCCTGGGCGTGTGGATCAGCCCCGACGAGGAGCGCAACGAACGGGAGATCACCAAGGCGATCGAAATCGCCAACAACTCGCGCAGTGTGGTGCGCGTGGTGGTGGGCAACGAGGCGCTGTTCCGCCGCGAGGTCACCGTCAAGCAGCTGACCGCCTACATGGACCGTGTGCGTTCGGCGGTCAAGGTGCCGGTCACCACGTCCGAGCAGTGGCACATCTGGGACGAATACCCGGAGCTGGCCGACCACGCCGACCTGATCGCCGCCCACGTGCTGCCCTACTGGGAATTCATTCCCATGAAGGACTCCACCCAGTTCACCCTGGACCGCGCCCGCGACCTGAAGAAACTGTTCCCGAAAAAGCCCCTGCTGCTGTCCGAGGTGGGCTGGCCGAGCAACGGCCGGGTACGCGGCGGCGCCGAGGCGAGCCAGGCCGACCAGGCCATCTACCTGCGCACCCTGGTCACCACGCTCAACGCCCAGGGCTACAACTACTTCGTCATCGAAGCCTTCGACCAGCCCTGGAAGGCGGGCGAGGAAGGCTCGGTGGGTGCCTACTGGGGGGTCTACAACCTCGACCGCCAGCCGAAATTCAACTTCGAAGGCCCGGTGGTGGCGATTCCGAAATGGCGCATGCTGGCCGTCGCCTCGGTGGTCATGGCGCTGCTGTCCCTGGCCCTGATGCTGATCGACGGCAGTGCCCTGCGCCAGCGCGGCCGCACCTTCCTGACCTTCGTGGCGTTCGCCGGCGGCTCGGCGCTGGTGTGGATCGGCTACGACTACAGCCAGCAGTACAGCACCTGGTTCAGTACCCTGGTCGGCGTGCTGCTCGGCATTGGCGCCATCGGCGTGTTCATCGTCCTGCTCACCGAGGCCCACGAGCTGGCCGAGACGGTGTGGACGCAGCGCCGCCGGCCCTTCACCCCGGTGGTCGGCGACAGCCATTACCGACCCAAGGTGTCGATCCACGTGCCCTGCTACAACGAGCCGCCGGAGATGGTCAAACAGACCCTCGACGCCCTGGCCAACCTCGATTACCCGGACTTCGAAGTCCTGATCATCGACAACAACACCAAGGACCCGGCGGTGTGGGAGCCGGTGCGCGACTACTGCGAACAGCTCGGCCCGCGCTTCCGCTTCTTCCACGTCGCGCCGCTGCACGGCTTCAAGGGCGGTGCGCTGAACTACATCCTGCCGCACACCGCGCCGGACGTCGAAGTGGTGGCGGTGATCGACTCCGACTACTGCGTCGACCGCAACTGGCTCAAGCACATGGTGCCGCATTTCGCCGACCCGGCGATCGCCGTGGTGCAGTCGCCCCAGGACTATCGCGACGGTGAGGAAAGCACCTTCAAGAAGCTCTGCTACGCCGAATACAAGGGCTTCTTCCATATCGGCATGGTGACCCGCAACGACCGCAACGCGATCATCCAGCACGGCACCATGACCATGATCCGCCGCACCGTGATGGACGAGCTGAAGTGGGCCGACTGGACCATCTGCGAGGATGCCGAGCTGGGCCTGCGGGTGTTCGAGAAAGGCTATTCGGCCGCCTACGCCCACGACAGCTTCGGCAAGGGCCTGATGCCGGACACCTTCATCGACTACAAGAAGCAGCGCTTCCGCTGGGCCTACGGTGCCATCCAGATCATGAAGGGCCACGCCCGTCAGCTGCTGGCCGGCAAGGACAGCGAGCTCAAACGTGGCCAGCGTTATCACTTCATCGCCGGCTGGCTGCCGTGGGTCGCCGACGGCCTGAACATCTTCTTCACCGCCGGTGCGCTGCTGTGGTCGGCGGCGATGATCATCGTGCCGCAACGGGTCGACCCGCCGCTGCTGATCTTCGCGATTCCGCCCCTGGCGCTGTTCCTGTTCAAGGTCGGCAAGATCATCTTCCTCTACCAGCGGGCGGTGGGCGTCAACCTCAAGGATGCCTTCTGCGCGGCGGTAGCCGGCCTGGCGCTGTCGCACACCATCGCCAAGGCGGTGCTGTACGGCATGTTCACCAAGACCATTCCGTTCTTCCGCACCCCGAAGATGCGCTCCAGCCACGGCCTGATGGTGGCCCTGGCGGAAGCCCGCGAGGAGGTGTTCATCATGTTGCTGCTGTGGGGCGCCGCCCTGGGCATCGCCATCGTGCAGGGCCTGCCCAGCTACGACGTGAAGTTCTGGGTGATCATGCTGCTGGTGCAGTCACTGCCCTACCTGGCCGCGCTGATCATGGCGATGCTCTCCTCGCAGCCCAAGCCACTGGAGATTCCGGTGGTGCAAGGCGACAGCGAGAACGAGGCGGAGAAAGCCTGA
- the tcdA gene encoding tRNA cyclic N6-threonylcarbamoyladenosine(37) synthase TcdA — protein MSFDEQRFAGIARLYGRQGAERLAAAHVAVVGIGGVGSWAAEALVRSGVGEISLFDLDDVCVSNTNRQAHALQGQVGRAKVEVMGERLRAINPACVVHEVADFVTRETMAEYISVELDGVVDCIDSVAAKAALIAWCKRRKIALVTTGGAGGQIDPAQVQVADLNKTFNDPLAAKVRSTLRRDYGFSRTPGRTYSVPCVFSTEQLRYPGADGGVCQSKAFVGEGVKLDCAGGFGAVMMVTATFGMVAAARIVDKLVAGARRPSERVASKI, from the coding sequence ATGTCGTTCGATGAACAGCGTTTCGCCGGCATTGCCCGCTTGTATGGCCGCCAAGGCGCAGAACGGCTGGCCGCCGCCCACGTGGCCGTGGTCGGTATCGGCGGTGTCGGTTCCTGGGCGGCCGAGGCGCTGGTGCGCTCCGGGGTGGGCGAGATTTCCCTGTTCGACCTGGACGACGTCTGCGTCAGCAACACCAATCGCCAGGCCCACGCCCTGCAGGGCCAGGTCGGGCGCGCCAAGGTCGAGGTGATGGGCGAGCGGCTGCGCGCCATCAACCCGGCCTGTGTGGTGCATGAGGTGGCGGATTTCGTGACCCGCGAGACCATGGCCGAGTACATCAGCGTAGAACTCGATGGGGTGGTCGACTGCATCGACAGCGTGGCAGCCAAGGCCGCGCTGATCGCCTGGTGCAAGCGCCGCAAGATCGCCCTGGTGACCACCGGCGGTGCCGGCGGGCAGATCGACCCGGCCCAGGTGCAGGTCGCCGACCTCAACAAGACCTTCAACGACCCCCTGGCTGCCAAGGTGCGCTCGACCCTGCGCCGCGACTACGGCTTTTCCCGTACGCCGGGGCGCACCTACAGCGTGCCCTGCGTATTCTCCACCGAGCAGCTGCGTTATCCAGGGGCGGATGGCGGCGTTTGCCAGAGCAAGGCCTTCGTCGGCGAGGGCGTGAAGCTCGACTGCGCCGGCGGCTTCGGTGCGGTGATGATGGTCACGGCGACCTTCGGCATGGTCGCTGCGGCGCGTATCGTCGACAAGCTGGTGGCCGGCGCCCGCCGCCCTAGCGAACGGGTGGCCTCGAAGATTTAA
- a CDS encoding SufE family protein, with protein MTLPTAAQEALDAFAACPGWEQRARLLMHWGERLEPLAERREADRVHGCESQVWLQGERRDGHWHFRASSDARLIRGLLAVLLARVNGLNAGQLAVLDIGDWFGQLGLSRQLSPSRASGMNAVVQQMRRLIEAA; from the coding sequence ATGACCCTGCCCACCGCCGCGCAGGAAGCCCTAGACGCCTTCGCCGCCTGCCCCGGCTGGGAACAGCGCGCGCGCCTGCTGATGCACTGGGGCGAACGCCTGGAGCCGCTGGCCGAGCGCCGTGAAGCGGATCGCGTACACGGCTGCGAGAGCCAGGTGTGGCTGCAGGGTGAACGACGCGATGGCCACTGGCATTTCCGCGCCAGCAGCGACGCCCGCCTGATACGTGGCCTGCTGGCCGTGCTGCTGGCCCGGGTCAACGGTCTGAATGCCGGCCAGCTGGCCGTGCTGGATATCGGCGACTGGTTCGGCCAGCTCGGCCTGTCCCGTCAGCTGTCGCCCTCGCGCGCCAGCGGCATGAACGCCGTGGTGCAGCAGATGCGCCGGCTGATCGAAGCGGCTTAA